In Methylomonas sp. MK1, the following are encoded in one genomic region:
- a CDS encoding VOC family protein, translated as MRYLHTMVRVKNLAESLDFYCNKLGLIEVRRMESETGRFTLVYLAAPGDRQTAVAVDAPLLELTYNWDTEDYGGGRNFGHLAFEVDDIYAVCQDLMAKGVAINRPPRDGHMAFLRSPDQISIELLQKGQALPPQEPWASMPNLGVW; from the coding sequence ATGCGTTATTTACACACCATGGTTCGGGTAAAGAATCTTGCCGAATCGCTGGATTTTTATTGCAATAAATTGGGCTTAATTGAAGTGCGGCGCATGGAAAGCGAAACCGGACGTTTTACCTTGGTGTATCTCGCTGCACCTGGCGACCGGCAAACCGCTGTAGCGGTTGACGCGCCATTACTGGAGCTGACTTACAACTGGGATACGGAGGATTACGGCGGTGGCCGTAATTTCGGGCATTTAGCCTTCGAAGTGGACGATATTTATGCGGTTTGCCAAGACTTAATGGCTAAAGGAGTAGCGATTAACCGGCCGCCGCGTGATGGACATATGGCTTTTCTGCGCTCGCCAGACCAAATCTCTATCGAATTGTTACAAAAAGGCCAAGCTTTGCCGCCGCAAGAGCCGTGGGCCTCCATGCCCAACCTTGGCGTGTGGTAA